Within the Enterobacter roggenkampii genome, the region AGCAAGCTGCGCCAGCTCGAGGGCGTTATGCTGCTGCCCGCTTTTTAGCGCTTCTTCCATCATCGTATTGCGCAGTGATTCCGGAGTGACGTGAAACGTCAGCGCACCGCGCCTTCCACGCCCGGATTGCGCGCGCCAGGTCAGCCAGCCCGCCTCCTGGGCCTGACGCAGCAGAGTACGGACATGTCGCTCGCTACAAAAGCAGCGGCTGGCAAGTTCATTTACGGTTACCTGCTGCGGCGCGCCAGCGGAAGGTTGCCACAGGCGTTGATACTGGTTAAGACGGTTAAGCTGGCGCATAAGAAACCCGGAACAATAATTCTCATCTATTCACTATTACTTCCGTATATCTCACACGATACTGATGCACAAGTTAACCGCATCACATTTCGGGAGTAATCATGGCTCGGCTCGCTGCATTTGATATGGACGGTACGCTGTTAATGCCGGATCACCGTTTAGGGGAGAAAACCCTGAACACGCTGAAGCGCCTGCACGAGCGTAATGTCACCCTGACGTTTGCCACCGGGCGTCATGTTCTGGAAATGCGCCATTTGCTGGGCGCGTTTGCCCTCGATGCCTTTCTGATCACCGGTAACGGGACGCGAATTCACTCTGTAGAAGGCGATGTGCTGTACCGACAGGATCTCAACCCGGAAGTGGCGGATATCGTGCTGCACAGTACCTGGGACACGCACGCCAGCATCCACGTCTTTAACGATCGGGGCTGGTTTACCGGAAGCGACATCCCGGAATTATTGCACGCGCATGTGTATAGCGGTTTTAAATACCAGCTTATCGATCTGCGTCGGATCCCCGCCCATGCGGTGACCAAGATCTGCTTCTGCGGCGATCACGACGATCTCTGTCGCTTACGGATCCAACTGAATGAGGCGCTGGGCGACCGGGCGCACCTGACCTTCTCGGCGGTGGATTGCCTGGAAGTGCTGCCGGTGGGCTGCAACAAAGGTTCCGCTCTGGCGGTGCTGAGCGACCACCTGGGCTTAACGCTGCAGGAGTGTATGGCGTTCGGTGACGCCATGAACGACCGCGAAATGCTGGGTAGCGTAGGTCGCGGTCTGATCATGGGGAATGCGATGGCGCAGCTGAAAGCAGAACTTCCCCATCTGCCGGTTATCGGTCACTGCCGTAATGAAGCAGTGTCCCATTTTTTGACGCATTGGCTGGACAATAACAACCTCCCATATTCCCCCGAATAGTGAGACCCTTCCAGCAAGCCAGACTTCGGTCTGGCTTTTTTTATTTCAGCAGTTGAGCAATCTGCGCCTTCCAGGGGGCGATATCACCGATGTTGGCCTGCACCCACTCCGCATTGTAGTAGGTCTCGAGATAACGCTCGCCGCTGTCGCACAGCAGCGTGACGATGGAACCGGTGCGTCCCGCTTCGCGCATACGTGCGGCAAGCTGCAGCGCGCCCCACATATTGGTGCCCGTCGAGGCGCCCACTTTGCGGCCCAGCTGCGTTTCCAGCCAGTGCGCCGTTGCCACGCTGGCGGCATCCGGCACGCGCATCATCTCGTCCACAACGTCGGGGATGAAAGAGGGCTCAACGCGCGGACGGCCAATCCCTTCAATCTTACTCCCCACCGGGCTGCGCAGACCGGCATCGCGGTTTTGCCAGTAGTCGAGGAACACGGAGTTCTGCGGGTCAACTACCATCAGCTGGGTATCGTAACCCTGACAGCGGATATAGCGTCCGATCGTGGCTGACGTACCGCCGGTACCGGCGCTCATCACAATGTAGGACGGAACCGGATGCGGTTCGTGGGTCATCTGGCGGAAGATACTGTCGGCAATGTTGTTATTCCCGCGCCAGTCCGTCGCGCGCTCGGCGAAGGTGAACTGGTCCATATAGTGGCCGTTCAGCTCACGAGCCAGCATTTCAGAGGCGGCGTAGATTTCGCAGGCGCTTTCCACAAAGTGGCAGCGACCGCCGTAAAATTCGATCTGTTCGATTTTGCGTTTTGCGGTGCAGGAGGGCATCACCGCAATAAACGGCAGACCCAGCAGGCGGGCGAAATAGGCTTCGGACACCGCCGTTGAACCGGAAGAGGATTCAATGATGGTGGTGCCTTCTTTAATCCAGCCGTTACATAAACCGTATAAAAACAGCGAGCGCGCCAGGCGATGCTTCAGGCTGCCGGTAGGATGGGTGCTTTCATCTTTCAGATAGAGCTGAATGCCGTCAAATCCCGGCAGGGAAAGGCGAATCAGGTGCGTATCCGCCGAGCGCTGATAGTCGGCATTGATTTCGCTGATCGCATGTTTAACCCAGGTGCTATTCATCGTCGTTATCCGTTTGTCATTTTGTGCCTAGCATAGCGAAAAGCACAGAAAAAATTGTTGCTATCTGGCCTTTAAAATAGAATTAAGGGAGAAAAATTTTCTCTGTGAGGTGGGTATGCTAGATAAAATTGACCGCAAGCTCCTTTCATTGCTGCAAAGTGACTGTACCCTCTCTTTGCAGGCGCTGGCAGATGCCGTTAATCTGACCACCACCCCGTGCTGGAAGCGGCTTAAGAAGCTGGAAGATGACGGTATTCTTCTGGGGCGCGTCGCGCTGTTAGATCCTGAAAAACTGGGGCTTGGGTTGACGGCATTTGTGCTGATAAAAACCCAGCATCACAGCAGCGAGTGGTATTGCCGCTTCGTTACCCAGGTGTCTGAGATGCCCGAAGTGCTCGGTTTCTGGCGTATGGCCGGCGAGTACGATTACCTGATGCGCGTCCAGGTGGCCGACATGAAGCGTTATGATGACTTCTACAAGCGGCTGGTGAACAGCGTGCCGGGGTTATCGGACGTCACCTCAAGCTTCGCTATGGAACAGATTAAATACACCACAGCATTACCCATTGAATAACTTCGTAAAATACCTTCAGGAACAAACCGCGTGCGATTATTTGCCCAATTAAGCTGGTACTTTCGTCGGGAGTGGCAACGCTACCTCGGTGCAGTCGCCCTGCTTATTATTATTGCTATCCTGCAGCTGATCCCGCCGAAAGTGGTGGGCTACGTCGTGGATGGCGTCACCGAACAGCATTACACCACCGCACGGGTGTTGATGTGGGTTGGCACGCTGGTACTGACGGCGGTCATTGTTTATCTGCTGCGCTACGTCTGGCGCGTGCTTCTGTTTGGTGCGTCCTATCAGCTGGCCGTTGAGCTGCGTGAAGATTTTTATCGCCAGCTGAGTCGACAGCATCCCGAATTTTATCTGCGCCATCGCACCGGGGATCTTATCGCGCGCGCGACTAACGACGTCGATCGCGTGGTCTTTGCCGCCGGGGAAGGGGTGCTGACGCTGGTGGACTCGCTGGTAATGGGCTGCGCGGTGCTGATCGTCATGTCAACGCAGATCAGCTGGCAGCTGACCCTGCTGGCGCTGCTGCCGATGCCGCTCATGGCGCTGGCGATCAATCGCTACGGCGAACAGCTGCACGAGCGCTTCAAGCTGGCGCAGGCGGCGTTTTCGTCGCTGAACGATCGCACCCAGGAGAGCATGACCAGCATCCGCATGATCAAAGCGTTTGGTCTGGAAGACCGGCAGTCCGCGCTGTTTGCCGCTGATGCGGCCGACACGGGGGCGAAAAACATGCGCGTCGCGCGTATTGACGCTCGATTTGATCCAACGATTTATATCGCAATCGGCATGGCAAATATGCTGGCGATTGGCGGCGGGAGCTGGATGGTGGTGCAGGGCACGCTCACCCTGGGCCAGTTGACCAGCTTTGCCATGTATCTGGGGCTGATGATCTGGCCGATGCTGGCGCTGGCCTGGATGTTTAACATCGTGGAGCGCGGCAGCGCCGCCTACAGCCGTATTCGCGCCATGCTGGCCGAAGCGCCGGTGGTCAATGACGGCAGCGAAGCGTTGCCGGAAGGACGCGGCGCCATGAAAGTCGACGTCCGCACGTTTATCTATCCGCAAACGGAACATCCGGTACTGGAGAACGTCAGTTTTACCCTTCAGCCGGGCCAGATGCTCGGCATCTGCGGCCCGACGGGCTCCGGTAAAAGTACCGTACTCTCGCTGCTCCAGCGTCACTTTGACGTCACCGAGGGCGATATTCGTTTCCATGATATTCCGCTGACCAGGCTGCTGCTGGATGAGTGGCGTGGTCGCCTGGCGGTCGTCAGCCAGACGCCGTTTCTTTTTTCTGACACCGTGGCGAACAACATCGCGCTTGGGTGCCCTGCGGCAACGCAGGAAGAGATCGAGCATGTGGCGCGTTTAGCCAGCGTGCATGATGACATTTTGCGCCTGCCGCAGGGGTACGACACCGAAGTCGGGGAACGCGGCGTCATGCTGTCCGGCGGGCAAAAACAGCGTATCTCCATTGCCCGCGCGCTGCTGCTCAATGCCGAGATCCTGATTCTGGACGATGCGCTCTCCGCCGTGGACGGCCGTACCGAGCATCAGATCCTGCATAACCTGCGCCAGTGGGGCGACGGACGCACGATAATTATCAGTGCCCACCGTTTGTCAGCGCTTACCGAAGCCAGCGAAATTCTGGTTTTGCAGCACGGCCATATTGCCCAGCGCGGGCAGCATGAAACGCTTAGCGAGCAGCCGGGCTGGTATCGCGATATGTACCGCTATCAGCAGCTTGAGGCGGCGCTGGACGATGCGCCGGAGCAGGATGAGGAGGCCGCCAATGCGTAAGCTCGGAACGATGTGGCCGACGCTCAAACGTCTGCTGGCCTACGGCTCGCCGTGGCGTAAACCGCTCTCCGTTGCTGTGCTTTTACTCTGGATTGCGGCGATTGCCGAAGTGAGCGGACCGCTGCTCATCAGCTATTTCATCGACAATATGGTCGCCAAAAGCTACCTGCCGCTCGGGCTGGTGGCGGGGTTAGGCGTGGCCTACGTTGGGTTGCAGCTGGCGGCGGCAGGGCTGCACTATGCGCAGTCGCTGCTGTTTAACCGTGCCGCCGTGGGCGTGGTTCAGCAGTTGCGCACCGATGTGATGGACGCGGCGCTTCGCCAGCCGCTCAGCGAATTTGATACCCAGCCGGTCGGGCAGGTGATTTCGCGCGTGACCAACGATACCGAGGTGATCCGCGATCTGTACGTCACCGTGGTGGCAACCGTGCTGCGCAGCGCGGCGCTGATTGGCGCGATGCTGGTGGCGATGTTCAGCCTCGACTGGCGCATGGCGCTGGTGGCGATAACGATCTTCCCGGCGGTGCTGATCGTCATGGTGATTTACCAGCGTTACAGCACGCCGATTGTGCGCCGGGTGCGCGCCTATCTGGCCGATATCAACGATGGCTTCAACGAAGTGATCAACGGCATGAGCGTCATCCAGCAGTTCCGCCAGCAGGCGCGCTTTGGCGAGCGCAT harbors:
- the cof gene encoding HMP-PP phosphatase, with product MARLAAFDMDGTLLMPDHRLGEKTLNTLKRLHERNVTLTFATGRHVLEMRHLLGAFALDAFLITGNGTRIHSVEGDVLYRQDLNPEVADIVLHSTWDTHASIHVFNDRGWFTGSDIPELLHAHVYSGFKYQLIDLRRIPAHAVTKICFCGDHDDLCRLRIQLNEALGDRAHLTFSAVDCLEVLPVGCNKGSALAVLSDHLGLTLQECMAFGDAMNDREMLGSVGRGLIMGNAMAQLKAELPHLPVIGHCRNEAVSHFLTHWLDNNNLPYSPE
- a CDS encoding PLP-dependent cysteine synthase family protein, whose protein sequence is MNSTWVKHAISEINADYQRSADTHLIRLSLPGFDGIQLYLKDESTHPTGSLKHRLARSLFLYGLCNGWIKEGTTIIESSSGSTAVSEAYFARLLGLPFIAVMPSCTAKRKIEQIEFYGGRCHFVESACEIYAASEMLARELNGHYMDQFTFAERATDWRGNNNIADSIFRQMTHEPHPVPSYIVMSAGTGGTSATIGRYIRCQGYDTQLMVVDPQNSVFLDYWQNRDAGLRSPVGSKIEGIGRPRVEPSFIPDVVDEMMRVPDAASVATAHWLETQLGRKVGASTGTNMWGALQLAARMREAGRTGSIVTLLCDSGERYLETYYNAEWVQANIGDIAPWKAQIAQLLK
- a CDS encoding Lrp/AsnC family transcriptional regulator; translation: MLDKIDRKLLSLLQSDCTLSLQALADAVNLTTTPCWKRLKKLEDDGILLGRVALLDPEKLGLGLTAFVLIKTQHHSSEWYCRFVTQVSEMPEVLGFWRMAGEYDYLMRVQVADMKRYDDFYKRLVNSVPGLSDVTSSFAMEQIKYTTALPIE
- a CDS encoding SmdA family multidrug ABC transporter permease/ATP-binding protein, whose amino-acid sequence is MRLFAQLSWYFRREWQRYLGAVALLIIIAILQLIPPKVVGYVVDGVTEQHYTTARVLMWVGTLVLTAVIVYLLRYVWRVLLFGASYQLAVELREDFYRQLSRQHPEFYLRHRTGDLIARATNDVDRVVFAAGEGVLTLVDSLVMGCAVLIVMSTQISWQLTLLALLPMPLMALAINRYGEQLHERFKLAQAAFSSLNDRTQESMTSIRMIKAFGLEDRQSALFAADAADTGAKNMRVARIDARFDPTIYIAIGMANMLAIGGGSWMVVQGTLTLGQLTSFAMYLGLMIWPMLALAWMFNIVERGSAAYSRIRAMLAEAPVVNDGSEALPEGRGAMKVDVRTFIYPQTEHPVLENVSFTLQPGQMLGICGPTGSGKSTVLSLLQRHFDVTEGDIRFHDIPLTRLLLDEWRGRLAVVSQTPFLFSDTVANNIALGCPAATQEEIEHVARLASVHDDILRLPQGYDTEVGERGVMLSGGQKQRISIARALLLNAEILILDDALSAVDGRTEHQILHNLRQWGDGRTIIISAHRLSALTEASEILVLQHGHIAQRGQHETLSEQPGWYRDMYRYQQLEAALDDAPEQDEEAANA